One stretch of Mangifera indica cultivar Alphonso chromosome 9, CATAS_Mindica_2.1, whole genome shotgun sequence DNA includes these proteins:
- the LOC123226332 gene encoding geranylgeranyl pyrophosphate synthase 7, chloroplastic-like, producing the protein MAFSASHCNSSFLPKKPINGFKNLVKIPSKQFKLSPGKIQAHLHAVNSDLQQLLTSEDSFSKVIDLPLPVFEFEEYMTVKAKQVNRALQEAVPLQRPNKIHEAMRYSLLAGGKRVRPVLCIASCELVGGDESSAMATACALEMIHTMSLIHDDLPCMDNDDLRRGKPTNHKVFGEDTAILAGDALLSLAFEHVATKTINVSPERVVQAIAELGSAVGSKGLVAGQIVDIDSEGKNVSLAQLEYIHIHKTAKLLEAAVVCGAIMGGGTMIDIERVRKYARCIGLLFQVVDDILDVTKSSTELGKTTGKDLLSDKATYPKLMGIENAKKFASELVAEAIEELAYFEDARAAPLCHFANYIARRQN; encoded by the coding sequence ATGGCATTCTCTGCTAGTCATTGCAATTCATCATTCCTCCCAAAGAAACCTATCAATGGTTTCAAAAATCTTGTTAAGATCCCGTCTAAGCAGTTCAAACTTTCCCCTGGGAAAATACAAGCCCACCTCCATGCTGTAAACTCAGATTTGCAGCAGCTATTGACATCTGAAGATTCGTTCTCCAAGGTGATAGACTTGCCTTTGCCCGTATTTGAGTTTGAAGAATACATGACTGTGAAGGCAAAACAAGTTAACCGAGCACTGCAAGAGGCAGTGCCCTTGCAACGTCCAAACAAAATCCATGAAGCTATGAGATACTCTCTTCTCGCCGGCGGCAAGCGCGTCCGCCCAGTTTTATGCATTGCTTCCTGTGAATTAGTCGGAGGAGACGAGTCCTCGGCTATGGCAACCGCTTGTGCCCTCGAGATGATTCATACGATGTCGTTGATTCACGATGATCTCCCATGCATGGACAACGACGATCTTCGAAGAGGAAAGCCGACAAATCACAAAGTCTTCGGTGAAGATACGGCGATTCTCGCTGGTGATGCTCTCCTCTCTCTCGCCTTCGAACATGTAGCCACTAAGACTATTAACGTTTCTCCTGAACGCGTGGTTCAAGCCATTGCTGAACTGGGTTCAGCCGTGGGATCAAAAGGGCTTGTTGCAGGGCAAATTGTGGACATTGACAGTGAAGGGAAAAACGTGAGTTTGGCCCAACTGGAATACATTCACATACATAAAACTGCAAAGCTTTTAGAGGCAGCAGTTGTTTGCGGAGCAATAATGGGAGGAGGAACCATGATTGATATTGAAAGAGTTAGAAAGTATGCGAGGTGTATAGGGCTGTTGTTTCAAGTTGTGGATGATATACTTGATGTTACGAAGTCGTCGACAGAATTGGGGAAGACCACAGGGAAGGATCTGTTGAGTGACAAGGCTACATATCCGAAGCTGATGGGCATAGAAAATGCTAAGAAATTTGCCTCTGAACTTGTGGCTGAAGCCATTGAAGAGCTGGCTTATTTTGAAGATGCGAGGGCTGCACCATTGTGCCATTTCGCTAACTATATTGCTCGTCGACAAAATTAA
- the LOC123224672 gene encoding geranylgeranyl pyrophosphate synthase, chloroplastic-like: protein MSQQNPLQEFNFQEYRAAKVKQINQSLAEALVPSPNTPPILHGAMRYTLQPGGKRFAPTLCIASCELVGGNESLAMPMACALEMLVTSALILDDLPCMDNDDLRRGKPANHKVFSEGISVLASQALSFLAVEHFATKTKGNISSDRLVRAVIEICSALGSKGAVAGQVADIESEGKEVSLSELEFIHGNKTGKIVETSVVCGVLVGGGNEAEIERIGKYGKCVGLAYQVWDDILDETGKTEELGKKARKDLVRNKATYPKLMGVDESKKYARELVAEAKEKLSCFDSKMAAPLYHIANFIVSRRH, encoded by the coding sequence ATGTCTCAGCAAAACCCTTTACAGGAATTCAACTTTCAAGAATACAGGGCGGCGAAGGTAAAACAAATCAACCAGTCACTAGCAGAAGCATTGGTTCCATCCCCAAATACCCCACCGATACTTCATGGGGCAATGAGGTACACTCTTCAACCCGGTGGGAAACGTTTCGCTCCAACTCTCTGCATTGCTTCGTGCGAGCTGGTGGGAGGAAACGAGTCTTTGGCGATGCCCATGGCTTGTGCACTGGAGATGCTGGTTACATCGGCTTTGATTCTTGATGATCTTCCTTGCATGGATAATGACGATCTTAGACGAGGAAAGCCTGCAAATCACAAAGTTTTTAGTGAAGGAATTTCAGTTCTTGCTTCTCAAGCTCTATCTTTTCTTGCCGTTGAACATTTTGCAACCAAAACCAAAGGTAATATTTCATCTGATCGCCTGGTTCGAGCCGTTATCGAGATATGTTCGGCACTTGGGTCAAAAGGAGCTGTGGCTGGGCAGGTTGCAGACATTGAAAGTGAGGGAAAAGAAGTGAGTTTGAGTGAATTAGAGTTTATCCACGGGAACAAAACTGGGAAAATTGTAGAGACGTCGGTGGTCTGTGGAGTTTTAGTAGGAGGAGGAAATGAGGCTGAGATAGAGAGGATTGGGAAGTATGGGAAGTGTGTGGGGTTGGCGTATCAAGTGTGGGATGATATATTGGATGAAACTGGAAAGACGGAGGAGTTGGGAAAGAAAGCTAGAAAGGATTTGGTGCGAAATAAGGCCACATATCCGAAGTTGATGGGTGTGGATGAGTCTAAGAAGTATGCCAGAGAGTTGGTGGCTGAAGCAAAAGAAAAGCTTTCCTGTTTCGATTCTAAAATGGCTGCCCCTTTGTATCATATTGCTAACTTCATTGTTTCTCGAAGACATTAG